A section of the Oryza sativa Japonica Group chromosome 1, ASM3414082v1 genome encodes:
- the LOC4324983 gene encoding protein terminal ear1 homolog: MEEGGGSGVGGMQGAASNLLDAGAQAFYPAVGAPFPFQQLPHQLYCPQPPPPPYQVMPVPPPPPPVGLPVPPLPATMAPQPGYCVPAAATVVDGPASRAVVLSLVPPHAPEDEIARAMAPFGAVRAVDASAVASEGVATVYFFDLRSAEHAVTGVREQHIRQQCRLGQLYAAAAAAAASSPTWPPPAWDWPHDDNRGLVLGQAVWAHFAAASTVPDDGASRGSLVVLNSLPAMSVFELREIFQAYGDVKDVRESALRPSNKFVEFFDTRDADRALHELNGKELFGRRLVVEYTRPSLPGPRRRGHVSHQPLAPTPPRLQAAWRPAPAPSQSAQPSSSGSGKAREGVVLLRRSSGKGSSGSQSKGGGNAGHERKSKGGKSAAAACSTAASASSSTATAPSKQSQKGGGGGGGRGGSWRGQKSGWEARFLFKEPEAAAAAAGDAAASETHEPASCKDTRTTVMIRNIPNKYSQKLLLNMLDNHCILSNQQIEASCEDEAQPFSSYDFLYLPIDFNNKCNVGYGFVNLTSPEAAVRLYKAFHKQPWEVFNSRKICQVTYARVQGLDALKEHFKNSKFPCDSDEYLPVVFSPPRDGKLLTEPVPLVGRSPAPSSASGASSPPKSCAASVDPLAQELMTAPSSSGDGASSASSSNAHADEDDVHGETGGDRGDDAGLDLELQRLGYTD, encoded by the exons ATGGAGGAAGGAGGTGGGAGTGGCGTGGGTGGGATGCAGGGAGCGGCGTCGAATCTTCTGGACGCCGGAGCTCAGGCGTTCTACCCTGCCGTCGGCGCGCCGTTCCCGTTCCAGCAGCTTCCGCACCAGCTGTActgcccgcagccgccgccgccgccgtaccagGTCatgccggtgccgccgccgccgccgccggtgggctTGCCTGtaccgccgctgccggcgacgatggcgccgCAGCCGGGCTACTGCGTGCCGGCGGCCGCGACGGTGGTGGACGGTCCGGCCAGCCGCGCCGTCGTGCTGAGCCTGGTGCCGCCGCACGCGCCGGAGGACGAGATCGCCCGCGCGATGGCTCCGTTCGGTGCGGTGCGCGCCGTGGACGCGTCGGCGGTGGCGTCCGAGGGCGTCGCGACCGTCTACTTCTTCGATCTCCGCTCCGCCGAGCACGCCGTCACGGGGGTCCGCGAGCAGCACATCCGGCAGCAGTGCCGGCTCGGCCAgctctacgccgccgccgccgccgccgccgcctcgtccccgACCTGGCCCCCGCCGGCGTGGGACTGGCCCCACGACGACAACCGCGGGCTCGTCCTCGGCCAGGCCGTCTGGGCccacttcgccgccgcctccaccgtccccgacgacggcgccagccgCGGCTCCCTCGTCGTGCTCAATTCCCTCCCCGCCATGTCCGTGTTCGAACTCCGCGAAATCTTCCAAGCATACG GTGACGTGAAGGACGTGAGGGAGTCGGCGCTGCGGCCGAGCAACAAGTTCGTCGAGTTCTTCGACACGCGCGACGCCGACCGCGCGCTCCACGAGCTCAACGGCAAGGAGCtcttcggccgccgcctcgtcgtcgagtACACGCGCCCTTCCCTCCCCGGCCCACGCAG GCGCGGGCACGTGTCGCACCAGCCCTtggccccgacgccgccgaggcTGCAGGCGGCttggcggccggcgccggcgccgtcgcagTCTGCGCAGCCGTCGTCGTCTGGCTCCGGCAAGGCGAGGGAAGGCGTGGTGCTTCTGCGCAGGAGCTCCGGGAAAGGTAGCTCGGGTAGCCAGTCCAAGGGCGGTGGCAATGCTGGCCACGAGCGGAAGAGCAAGGGCGGCaagagcgccgcggcggcgtgttCGACGGCGGCTTCAGCATCGTCGTCTACCGCAACGGCGCCCAGCAAGCAAAGCcagaaaggcggcggcggcggcggcggccgtggcgggagCTGGAGAGGCCAGAAGAGCGGGTGGGAGGCTCGCTTCCTGTTCAAAGAACCcgaggccgcggccgccgccgccggcgacgctgccGCCTCCGAGACGCATGAGCCGGCGAGCTGCAAGGACACGAGAACCACCGTGATGATCAGGAACATCCCAAACAAGTACAG CCAGAAGCTGCTGCTCAACATGCTGGACAACCACTGCATCCTCTCCAACCAGCAGATCGAGGCGAGCTGCGAAGACGAAGCCCAGCCATTCTCCTCCTACGATTTCCTCTACCTCCCCATAGATTTCAA CAACAAGTGCAACGTGGGCTATGGCTTCGTCAACCTCACCTCGCCGGAGGCTGCCGTGCGGCTGTACAAGGCGTTCCACAAGCAACCGTGGGAGGTGTTCAACTCGCGCAAGATTTGCCAAGTGACATACGCACGCGTGCAA GGCCTGGACGCGCTCAAGGAGCACTTCAAGAACTCCAAGTTCCCGTGCGACAGCGACGAGTACCTGCCCGTGGTGTTCTCGCCGCCGCGGGACGGCAAGCTGCTCACGGAGCCGGTGCCGCTGGTCGGCCGCTCGCCGGCACCGTCGTCGGCGTCCggggcgtcgtcgccgcccaaGAGCTGCGCCGCGAGCGTCGACCCACTCGCGCAGGAGCTCATGAcagcgccgtcttcctccggcgacggcgcctcctccgcctcctcgtccaATGCCCACGCCGACGAGGATGACGTCCATGGCGAAACCGGTGGTGACCGTGGCGACGACGCGGGGCTCGATCTGGAGCTACAGCGCCTAGGCTACACTGACTAG